From a region of the Mycobacterium sp. SMC-8 genome:
- a CDS encoding acetoacetate decarboxylase family protein, giving the protein MTQHTIAGTILTMPVRVRTAHQHTAMFVVDADAAQRMIDYSGLQVCRFGRGNRRAMVVLMLMRYEDTDLGQYYEYGTNVMVNPPGSRATGVKALQSAGAFVHHLPVDQSFTLEAGRTIWGYPKMLADFTIRNGRRFGFDVSIDGLHAVSMDFAPGLPVPARWASRPQVHSTYSHLDGVTRETEGRMVLSGVRYRPGGVSLRLGEHPYAAELSALGLPKRALVTSSAANVDMTFADSRTVGEA; this is encoded by the coding sequence GTGACACAACACACCATCGCCGGAACCATCCTGACGATGCCCGTGCGGGTGCGCACCGCGCATCAGCACACCGCGATGTTCGTCGTCGACGCCGACGCCGCACAGCGCATGATCGACTACAGCGGTCTTCAGGTGTGCCGCTTCGGCCGGGGCAACCGCCGGGCGATGGTGGTGCTGATGCTGATGCGTTACGAGGACACCGACCTCGGGCAGTACTACGAGTACGGCACCAACGTGATGGTGAATCCGCCCGGATCGCGCGCCACCGGCGTGAAGGCTCTGCAGTCGGCGGGCGCGTTCGTCCATCACCTTCCCGTCGACCAGTCCTTCACCCTCGAGGCCGGGCGCACCATCTGGGGCTATCCAAAGATGCTGGCCGACTTCACCATCCGCAACGGACGCCGCTTCGGCTTCGACGTCAGCATCGACGGTCTGCATGCGGTGAGCATGGACTTCGCGCCCGGCCTCCCGGTGCCGGCGAGGTGGGCGTCCAGACCGCAGGTCCATTCGACGTACTCGCATCTTGACGGCGTGACCCGCGAGACCGAGGGCCGGATGGTGTTGTCGGGGGTGCGCTACCGGCCCGGAGGCGTGTCACTGCGACTTGGTGAACATCCCTATGCCGCAGAGCTTTCCGCTCTAGGCTTGCCCAAACGTGCACTGGTGACGAGCTCGGCCGCCAACGTCGACATGACGTTC